A single window of Brachyhypopomus gauderio isolate BG-103 chromosome 21, BGAUD_0.2, whole genome shotgun sequence DNA harbors:
- the ndnf gene encoding protein NDNF, translated as MRVVYGCLCALLLLVVPWVEGQKLPTRDEGLFQMQIRDKTLFHDTSVIPDGAEISGYLFRDTPKRYYFVVEEDNTPLSVTVTPCDTPLEWRLTLQELPEEASGEASGEPEPLEQQKQQVTTSEGSELFTYKGNDVESFISSSSPSGLYQLEVFSTEKDSSFKVYASTTPESDQPYPELPYDPRVDVTALGRTTVTLAWKPTPTGSLMGQPVQYCVVVNKEHNFKSLCAAEAKMGSDDGFMAAPKPGRDFSPFDFTHFGFGPPGNDLGKDRSTSLSAKRAAAAKPSRFYGAKPGRSSDIQKLCIGNKNIFTVTDLKPDTQYYFDVFAVRAATNGSTAYVGTFARTKEEAVQKTLELKDGKVADVFVRRRGSRLLRFAPVASHQRVTLHVHVCLDAVQLQVRRDGKLLLSQTVEGVRQFQLRGRPKAKYQIRLRGSRRGASSLRVLASTRAAGKQPFPSLPEDTRVKAFDRLRTCDSVTVAWLGTQERNKYCVYRREVAASYGEEERKRERNQCAGPETRRKADKVLCKYFHSANLQRAVTTETVAGLEPGKSYLLDVYVVGHNGHSVKYQSKLVKTRKNC; from the exons atgagggtggtgtacgGCTGCCTCTGCGCACTCCTGCTGCTGGTGGTGCCGTGGGTGGAGGGGCAGAAGCTTCCCACACGTGATGAAGGGCTGTTCCAGATGCAAATCCGGGATAAGACTCTGTTCCATGACACCTCCGTCATACCCGATGGAGCCGAGATTAGCGGATACCTGTTCAGAGATACGCCTAAGAG GTACTACTTTGTGGTTGAGGAAGACAACACGCCACTGTCCGTGACGGTGACGCCATGCGACACACCGCTCGAGTGGAGGCTGACGCTCCAGGAGCTGCCGGAGGAGGCTAGTGGCGAGGCCTCAG GTGAACCGGAGCCGCTGGAACAGCAGAAGCAGCAGGTGACGACCAGTGAAGGCTCGGAGCTCTTCACCTACAAGGGCAACGACGTGGAGTCCTTCATCTCCAGCAGCTCTCCTTCCGGCCTCTACCAGCTGGAGGTCTTCTCCACCGAGAAGGACAGTAGCTTCAAGGTGTACGCCAGCACCACGCCCGAATCCGACCAGCCGTACCCGGAGCTGCCCTACGACCCGCGGGTGGACGTGACCGCCCTGGGTCGCACCACCGTCACGCTGGCCTGGAAGCCCACCCCTACGGGCTCGCTGATGGGCCAGCCCGTGCAGTACTGCGTGGTGGTCAACAAGGAGCACAACTTCAAGAGTCTGTGCGCCGCCGAGGCCAAGATGGGCTCCGACGACGGCTTCATGGCCGCGCCCAAGCCGGGCCGGGACTTCAGCCCGTTCGACTTCACCCACTTCGGCTTCGGGCCTCCTGGGAACGACCTCGGCAAGGACCGCTCCACGTCCCTGTCTGCCAAGAGGGCGGCGGCCGCCAAGCCCTCCCGCTTCTACGGCGCCAAGCCCGGCCGATCCTCGGACATCCAAAAGCTGTGCATCGGCAACAAGAACATCTTCACCGTGACGGACCTGAAGCCGGACACGCAGTACTACTTCGACGTCTTCGCCGTGCGCGCGGCCACCAACGGCAGCACGGCGTACGTGGGCACGTTCGCCCGCACCAAGGAGGAGGCGGTGCAGAAGACCCTGGAGCTGAAGGACGGCAAGGTGGCCGACGTCTTCGTGCGCCGACGCGGCAGCAGGCTCCTGCGCTTCGCCCCCGTGGCCTCGCACCAGCGCGTGACCCTCCACGTGCACGTGTGCCTGGACGCCGTGCAGCTGCAGGTGCGGCGCGACGGCAAGCTGCTGCTCTCGCAGACGGTGGAGGGCGTGAGGCAGTTCCAGCTGCGCGGCAGGCCCAAGGCCAAGTACCAGATCCGGTTGAGGGGGTCGCGTCGTGGGGCCTCGTCCCTGCGCGTGCTGGCCAGCACTCGCGCCGCCGGCAAGCAGCCCTTCCCCTCGCTGCCCGAGGACACGCGGGTCAAGGCGTTCGACCGGCTGCGCACGTGCGACTCGGTAACGGTCGCCTGGCTCGGAACGCAGGAGCGCAACAAGTACTGCGTGTACCGGCGCGAGGTGGCGGCCAGCTACGGGGAGGAGGAGCGCAAACGCGAGCGCAACCAGTGCGCGGGGCCCGAGACGCGACGCAAGGCCGACAAGGTGCTCTGCAAGTACTTCCACAGCGCAAACCTGCAGAGGGCCGTCACCACCGAGACCGTCGCCGGCCTGGAGCCGGGAAAGAGTTACCTGCTGGACGTTTACGTGGTCGGACACAACGGCCACTCGGTCAAGTACCAGAGCAAGCTGGTGAAAACAAGGAAGAACTGCTAA
- the LOC143484977 gene encoding uncharacterized protein LOC143484977 isoform X2, giving the protein MDCRKVQKSYGNWRDDVMELYKILESAPQRRKTLPPIQQKESSESDCSRRASTKLEMMEAEQLKLQVQAAGTRAIGNRAAPTAAGAGRELQPKPPSKPAVGKAGLKTTLIRQRAATSYKPAEKRDTARTAGTSQGKGAVAETLSLEQEHRVQKLVEKSLLQEERQEAIFKRICGKSSKQSTRSNNRVNAKIRLEPLGNGQNGSLHSDASSVSHCPPLDKPQRVRSIQGPQAAASEDLSPLELRANYALQMPKPQNRAKLVKKAGKVPVSSKDSSVSLKPLASKLPVGSQVNQRQGSVACCEAIRNWATPNAAGSIRELQPKPPSKPAVGKPGLKASRISQRAVTSFRPVEKRDTARAASISQDKGVVPGTLSLVREKLLAKPELGLSQAFQLLENEDWKKIIGLTLVRSLAQNHAEVLLANLHDVCIAVIKEVKNSDDTVSRAAMTTLAHMFAYLRTAMDPEAAQAACVLLHKAVENRPFIREDVHLVLRAMVHCCSARTVMHALLDGGLRCSCDYVRRTTALHLQSFAQLVGASKLLTDEDLTESFLTAISRLALDDAEEVRCYAHKCIQFLAIHEDFVKLVAKFLPPEERSSIKDIMKSRSIDCQQYKISYRLSSNMPIFK; this is encoded by the exons ATGGATTGTCGGAAGGTGCAGAAATCGTATGGAAATTGGCGAGACGATGTCATGGAGCTATACAAAATACTGGAGAGCGCTCCACAGCGGAGGAAGACGCTTCCGCCGATACAACAGAAAGAGTCGTCCGAGTCGGATTGCAGCCGCCGCGCATCCACAAAG CTGGAGATGATGGAGGCAGAGCAGCTGAAGTTGCAGGTGCAGGCTGCGGGTACCCGTGCTATAGGCAACCGGGCCGCACCAACTGCAGCAGGAGCAGGTCGGGAGCTGCAGCCCAAACCCCCCAGCAAACCGGCCGTCGGCAAGGCCGGCCTGAAGACGACTCTGATCAGGCAGCGGGCGGCGACATCGTACAAGCCTGCAGAGAAGAGGGACACTGCTAGGACTGCAGGAACTAGCCAGGGCAAAGGGGCAGTGGCAGAGACTCTGAGCCTGGAGCAGGAGCACCGTGTGCAGAAACTGGTGGAAAAGAGCCTCCTGCAAGAAGAAAGACAGGAGGCGATATTTAAACGGATATGTGGCAAATCATCCAAGCAGTCGACCAGGAGCAACAACAGGGTGAATGCCAAAATCCGCCTGGAGCCCCTGGGGAACGGTCAGAATGGCTCTTTACACTCTGATGCCTCCTCTGTAAGCCACTGCCCACCACTGGATAAACCACAGAGAGTGCGCAGCATCCAGGGCCCACAGGCTGCTGCCAGTGAGGATCTGTCCCCCCTTGAGCTCCGTGCAAACTACGCTCTGCAGATGCCCAAACCGCAGAATCGGGCCAAGCTTGTGAAGAAGGCCGGTAAAGTGCCAG TGAGCTCAAAGGACAGTTCTGTCAGCTTGAAGCCACTAGCTAGCAAGCTACCTGTGGGATCCCAGGTGAACCAAAGGCAGGGCTCAGTGGCATGTTGTGAGGCTATACGCAACTGGGCCACCCCAAATGCAGCAGGATCCATTCGGGAGCTGCAGCCAAAACCCCCCAGCAAACCGGCCGTCGGCAAGCCCGGCCTGAAGGCGTCCCGGATCAGCCAGCGGGCAGTGACTTCCTTCAGGCCTGTTGAGAAAAGGGACACTGCTAGGGCTGCATCAATTAGCCAGGACAAAGGGGTGGTGCCAGGGACTCTGAGCCTGGTTAGGGAGAAGCTTCTGGCCAAACCTGAGCTGGGCCTCAGCCAGGCATTTCAGCTCCTGGAGAATGAGGACTG GAAGAAGATCATTGGCCTCACACTGGTGCGTTCTCTGGCGCAAAATCATGCCGAAGTCCTTCTGGCAAATCTTCATGACGTGTGCATAGCCGTGATCAAGGAG gTGAAGAACTCGGACGACACGGTTTCGCGTGCCGCCATGACCACGCTGGCGCACATGTTCGCCTACCTGCGGACGGCCATGGACCCTGAGGCAGCACAGGCTGCCTGCGTCCTCCTGCACAAGGCGGTGGAGAACAGACCCTTCATCAGGGAGGACGTGCACCTGGTACTGCGTGCAATGGTGCACTGCTGCTCAGCCAGGACGGTCATGCATGCCCTGCTGGACGGAGGACTAAG ATGTAGCTGTGACTATGTGAGGAGGACAACAGCTTTACATCTACAAAGCTTCGCTCAGCTGGTGGGGGCTTCCAAGCTGCTCACGGACGAGGACCTCACGGAGAGCTTCCTGACTGCAATCAGCCGATTGGCTCTGGACGATGCAGAGGAAGTGAG GTGCTATGCCCACAAGTGCATTCAATTTTTGGCCATTCACGAGGACTTTGTTAAGCTGGTGGCGAAGTTTTTACCCCCAGAGGAGCGATCATCTATTAAAGATATCATGAAGAGCAG ATCCATCGACTGCCAACAATATAAGATCAGCTACAGGCTCTCCAGCAATATGccaatttttaaataa
- the LOC143484977 gene encoding uncharacterized protein LOC143484977 isoform X1, whose translation MDCRKVQKSYGNWRDDVMELYKILESAPQRRKTLPPIQQKESSESDCSRRASTKLEMMEAEQLKLQVQAAGTRAIGNRAAPTAAGAGRELQPKPPSKPAVGKAGLKTTLIRQRAATSYKPAEKRDTARTAGTSQGKGAVAETLSLEQEHRVQKLVEKSLLQEERQEAIFKRICGKSSKQSTRSNNRVNAKIRLEPLGNGQNGSLHSDASSVSHCPPLDKPQRVRSIQGPQAAASEDLSPLELRANYALQMPKPQNRAKLVKKAGKVPVSSKDSSVSLKPLASKLPVGSQVNQRQGSVACCEAIRNWATPNAAGSIRELQPKPPSKPAVGKPGLKASRISQRAVTSFRPVEKRDTARAASISQDKGVVPGTLSLVREKLLAKPELGLSQAFQLLENEDWKKIIGLTLVRSLAQNHAEVLLANLHDVCIAVIKEVKNSDDTVSRAAMTTLAHMFAYLRTAMDPEAAQAACVLLHKAVENRPFIREDVHLVLRAMVHCCSARTVMHALLDGGLRCSCDYVRRTTALHLQSFAQLVGASKLLTDEDLTESFLTAISRLALDDAEEVRCYAHKCIQFLAIHEDFVKLVAKFLPPEERSSIKDIMKSRSSPPGVDHLEKSQRDVAQDPASRHEIAEV comes from the exons ATGGATTGTCGGAAGGTGCAGAAATCGTATGGAAATTGGCGAGACGATGTCATGGAGCTATACAAAATACTGGAGAGCGCTCCACAGCGGAGGAAGACGCTTCCGCCGATACAACAGAAAGAGTCGTCCGAGTCGGATTGCAGCCGCCGCGCATCCACAAAG CTGGAGATGATGGAGGCAGAGCAGCTGAAGTTGCAGGTGCAGGCTGCGGGTACCCGTGCTATAGGCAACCGGGCCGCACCAACTGCAGCAGGAGCAGGTCGGGAGCTGCAGCCCAAACCCCCCAGCAAACCGGCCGTCGGCAAGGCCGGCCTGAAGACGACTCTGATCAGGCAGCGGGCGGCGACATCGTACAAGCCTGCAGAGAAGAGGGACACTGCTAGGACTGCAGGAACTAGCCAGGGCAAAGGGGCAGTGGCAGAGACTCTGAGCCTGGAGCAGGAGCACCGTGTGCAGAAACTGGTGGAAAAGAGCCTCCTGCAAGAAGAAAGACAGGAGGCGATATTTAAACGGATATGTGGCAAATCATCCAAGCAGTCGACCAGGAGCAACAACAGGGTGAATGCCAAAATCCGCCTGGAGCCCCTGGGGAACGGTCAGAATGGCTCTTTACACTCTGATGCCTCCTCTGTAAGCCACTGCCCACCACTGGATAAACCACAGAGAGTGCGCAGCATCCAGGGCCCACAGGCTGCTGCCAGTGAGGATCTGTCCCCCCTTGAGCTCCGTGCAAACTACGCTCTGCAGATGCCCAAACCGCAGAATCGGGCCAAGCTTGTGAAGAAGGCCGGTAAAGTGCCAG TGAGCTCAAAGGACAGTTCTGTCAGCTTGAAGCCACTAGCTAGCAAGCTACCTGTGGGATCCCAGGTGAACCAAAGGCAGGGCTCAGTGGCATGTTGTGAGGCTATACGCAACTGGGCCACCCCAAATGCAGCAGGATCCATTCGGGAGCTGCAGCCAAAACCCCCCAGCAAACCGGCCGTCGGCAAGCCCGGCCTGAAGGCGTCCCGGATCAGCCAGCGGGCAGTGACTTCCTTCAGGCCTGTTGAGAAAAGGGACACTGCTAGGGCTGCATCAATTAGCCAGGACAAAGGGGTGGTGCCAGGGACTCTGAGCCTGGTTAGGGAGAAGCTTCTGGCCAAACCTGAGCTGGGCCTCAGCCAGGCATTTCAGCTCCTGGAGAATGAGGACTG GAAGAAGATCATTGGCCTCACACTGGTGCGTTCTCTGGCGCAAAATCATGCCGAAGTCCTTCTGGCAAATCTTCATGACGTGTGCATAGCCGTGATCAAGGAG gTGAAGAACTCGGACGACACGGTTTCGCGTGCCGCCATGACCACGCTGGCGCACATGTTCGCCTACCTGCGGACGGCCATGGACCCTGAGGCAGCACAGGCTGCCTGCGTCCTCCTGCACAAGGCGGTGGAGAACAGACCCTTCATCAGGGAGGACGTGCACCTGGTACTGCGTGCAATGGTGCACTGCTGCTCAGCCAGGACGGTCATGCATGCCCTGCTGGACGGAGGACTAAG ATGTAGCTGTGACTATGTGAGGAGGACAACAGCTTTACATCTACAAAGCTTCGCTCAGCTGGTGGGGGCTTCCAAGCTGCTCACGGACGAGGACCTCACGGAGAGCTTCCTGACTGCAATCAGCCGATTGGCTCTGGACGATGCAGAGGAAGTGAG GTGCTATGCCCACAAGTGCATTCAATTTTTGGCCATTCACGAGGACTTTGTTAAGCTGGTGGCGAAGTTTTTACCCCCAGAGGAGCGATCATCTATTAAAGATATCATGAAGAGCAG